A portion of the Glycine max cultivar Williams 82 chromosome 10, Glycine_max_v4.0, whole genome shotgun sequence genome contains these proteins:
- the LOC121172954 gene encoding secreted RxLR effector protein 78-like has translation MYKVIAKLLANRLKLVISALIDERQTTFIKERHILPGTLILNEVIEEACRCKKPVMVFKVDFEKAYDSVSWSFLDYMLQRMGFCPKWRQWISACLTTATISVLVNGSPSKEFVPSRGLRQGDPLAPLLLG, from the coding sequence ATGTACAAGGTCATAGCCAAGTTACTAGCAAATAGACTGAAGCTAGTTATATCTGCTCTTATTGATGAGAGACAAACAACCTTCATCAAAGAAAGACACATTCTGCCTGGAACCTTAATCCTCAATGAGGTGATAGAGGAAGCTTGCAGATGTAAGAAGCCAGTTATGGTATTCAAGGTGGACTTCGAAAAGGCTTACGATTCAGTCTCATGGTCCTTTCTTGACTATATGCTGCAAAGAATGGGATTTTGTCCAAAGTGGAGACAATGGATTTCAGCATGTCTCACAACAGCAACCATATCAGTTTTAGTTAATGGCAGTCCCTCAAAGGAGTTTGTCCCTTCTAGGGGCTTGAGGCAAGGGGACCCTTTAGCCCCATTGTTATTGGGATAA